The following coding sequences are from one Anolis sagrei isolate rAnoSag1 chromosome 6, rAnoSag1.mat, whole genome shotgun sequence window:
- the LOC137097399 gene encoding uncharacterized protein has product MAPAQLYPDLPEDLDDDTDSTMTESSSAPSPEKESLQAKAPLKTAKGHDHNLRNMDKANKKLATVMPLRQVREFIGTQVEGGQQVPQFRPAFTHVPFTSSDLFNWKTHTTPFSTDPGPMTDVFTNIVNTHDPTWQDCQQLMMSLLTTEERKRVLAAMKRQTEARRNAAVNLADHMRENCPETDPQWDPNTADQLTRIRQYGQLMIQGLAEAGKKPTNLSKVKEIKQGADESPGAYLERLLSAYRQYTPFNPAEEANRNMVNATFVEQSAPDIRRKLQKLDGFAGMNMSQLLDIANRVMANRDQEEKRDKQRQMRAQAVCLAAALREWNPEIRQSRGHSRGRSRGRSYGPGRGQPLGQDQCSNCKQRGHWRRDCPQIRRGRGRGHPQEQRGRGSEMPGRQRPFYQEAREQPEEEGFIGLAGGPQWSGPEED; this is encoded by the coding sequence ATGGCCCCAGCACAACTGTACCCAGATCTCCCTGAAGATTTAGATGATGACACAGACTCTACTATGACTGAGTCTTCTTCAGCTCCATCCCCTGAAAAAGAATCCCTACAGGCAAAGGCACCACTGAAAACAGCAAAAGGCCATGACCATAACTTAAGGAATATGGACAAGGCAAACAAGAAATTGGCTACAGTAATGCCTCTTCGTCAAGTGAGGGAATTCATAGGGACCCAAGTTGAAGGTGGACAACAAGTGCCTCAGTTCCGGCCAGCTTTTACGCATGTGCCATTTACCAGCTCAGATCTTTTCAATTGGAAAACACACACCACCCCCTTCTCTACAGATCCAGGACCAATGACAGATGTTTTCACTAATATTGTCAATACACATGACCCTACATGGCAGGACTGTCAGCAGTTGATGATGTCCCTCCTTACTACGGAGGAACGTAAAAGGGTCTTAGCAGCTATGAAGCGGCAGACTGAGGCTAGGAGAAATGCTGCTGTTAACCTAGCTGACCACATGAGGGAGAATTGTCCAGAGACTGATCCACAATGGGATCCTAATACAGCAGACCAATTGACTCGAATTCGTCAGTATGGCCAGTTAATGATCCAAGGCCTTGCAGAAGCTGGGAAAAAGCCTACTAACTTATCtaaagtaaaagaaataaagCAAGGTGCCGATGAAAGCCCAGGCGCCTACCTGGAAAGGCTGTTAAGTGCCTACAGACAATACACGCCTTTCAACCCCGCAGAGGAAGCCAATAGAAACATGGTGAATGCAACTTTTGTAGAACAAAGCGCCCCAGATATTAGAAGAAAGCTACAGAAATTGGATGGGTTTGCTGGAATGAACATGTCTCAATTACTTGACATTGCTAATAGAGTAATGGCAAATAGAgatcaggaagagaagagggataaacagaggcagatgagaGCTCAAGCCGTTTGCTTGGCTGCAGCACTGAGGGAATGGAACCCAGAAATAAGGCAAAGCAGAGGGCACAGCAGAGGGCGAAGCAGAGGGCGAAGTTATGGGCCAGGAAGAGGACAGCCCCTTGGGCAGGACCAATGTTCCAACTGTAAACAACGGGGACATTGGAGGAGAGATTGCCCCCAGataagaagagggagaggaagaggacacCCACAAgagcagagaggaagaggaagtgagATGCCCGGGAGACAGAGACCCTTCTATCAAGAAGCACGTGAGCAGCCAGAGGAAGAAGGATTCATTGGATTGGCCGGAGGCCCCCAATGGTCAGGGCCAGAAGAGGACTGA